In one Ictalurus punctatus breed USDA103 chromosome 19, Coco_2.0, whole genome shotgun sequence genomic region, the following are encoded:
- the LOC108279550 gene encoding zinc finger protein 239 — protein MKTRRRSLRKSPQTPAATGSEMYHCSDCGESFTKSHHLQQHERIHTGEKPYHCSQCGKSFTQRCNLQQHERIHTGENPYQCSQCGKSFTFQSSLKRHQRIHTGEKPYHCGQCGKSFTFQSNLQQHELIHTGEKSYHCGQCGKSFTQPWTLQQHEFIHTGEKPYHCSQCGKSFTQLCNLQQHLRIHTGEKPYHCGPCGKSFTFQSNLQQHLRIHTGEKPYHCGLCGKSFTFQCNLQQHLRIHTGEKPYHCSQCEKSFRDRRTLHSHQQSHTGQKLYLCGQCGRSYSLSSSLRTHKCSNIKPSDINVSN, from the exons ATGAAAACCAGACGGCGCTCTTTAAGAAAATCTCCACAGACTCCTGCTGCTACTGGCTCAGAG ATGTACCACTGCTCAGATTGTGGGGAGAGTTTTACTAAAAGTCATCATCTCCAACAGCATGAGCGCATtcatacaggagagaagccttatcactgctcacagtgtgggaaaagttttacCCAACGATGTAATCTCCAACAgcatgagcgcattcacacaggagagaatcCTTATCAATGCtcgcagtgtgggaagagttttacttttcAGAGTAGTCTCAAACGACACCAgcgtattcacacaggagagaaaccatatcactgtggacagtgcgggaaaagttttacttttcagaGTAATCTCCAACAACATGAgctcattcacacaggagagaagtcgtatcactgtggacagtgcgGGAAAAGTTTTACTCAACCATGGACTCTCCAACAACATGAGttcattcacacaggagagaagccgtatcactgctcgcagtgtgggaaaagttttacCCAACTATGTAATCTACAACAGCATttgcgcattcacacaggagagaagccgtatcactgtggaccgtgtgggaagagttttacttttcAGAGTAATCTCCAACAGCATttgcgcattcacacaggagagaagccgtatcattGTGGATTgtgtgggaaaagttttacTTTTCAGTGTAATCTCCAACAGCATTTgcgtattcacacaggagagaagccatatcactgcTCGCAGTGTGAGAAAAGTTTTCGTGACCGGAGGACCCTCCACAGCCACCAGCAGAGTCATACAGGACAGAAGCTGTACCTCTGCGGAcaatgtgggcggagctattCGCTTTCAAGTTCATTAAGGACACACAAGTGCTCCAACATAAAACCATCAGACATTAATGTCTCAaattaa